The Primulina tabacum isolate GXHZ01 chromosome 1, ASM2559414v2, whole genome shotgun sequence genome contains the following window.
AGTGGTAATAACTATCAGCAAACAACAAGCTCCTAAACTTAAATTGGAACTGTGTTAACAAATATTCTATCCTTACTGAATTTGACGTGCGTAAATATTACAAGTTTCGGCCTTAACCTCACTGAAGCTCACGACTTTCAGTTAAAGACCAAACTCATATTCAAAAACTGAAACATGCCCACAAAATTACATATTTCTGGCACAAAAATAACCATGAAAAGGTAAAATTTTAAGCTACCATACACATTAACATTATAGTCAAGAAAGTGAGCAGTCTATAAAATCCATCATTGAGATACACAGTTACACACAAAATGTTTGGGGATATAGACCATATTGTGAACATACCGTGGCTCTCATCTTGTAATCAGATGATGCAACAGCAGGAAAATTTACTCCATTTCTCTCTCCAGACAACAGAGCCAGGATGTCTTCTTCAAGTGAGTTCAAGTTCGCTGAGGCTAAAAGGCCAAATAGCACCTAAGACACATACATGTTGTCACAATGtaatttgggaaaaaaaaactaAGCAGAAACTTTATTGGCGTCTTTatgttagttttttttttattattattaagtcTTTATGTTAGTTGCTTAAAGGAGCAAGGGAAAAAAGTGCATACAACAACACGAGGAGGACACATTTGTCCTGAAAATGCCCTCTTCTCTTTCAATACCGCCACCCTCTTCTGTTCCCTTATCTGCAGAGTCATGTTTTTAACTAGAATTCAGTTGAACGATGcagtaaatttcaaaaattaatgcTACCCGACTCGATGTACCAGTTATTCGTGATATAAACCCAGTGCACTTACACCTATAGACGTACAAAATCAAGTGAATAGAAGAAAATAATCTGCATAAAATTTAACGATACCATCTTGTTGCGCTGAAGTCGAACAGCTTTCGCTCCTGTGAAAACATTGAGTTCGGGTTTTGACTTCTTGATTTTATCTGACAGCGAAAAAATACATCGAAATTGAGCCTATCTGTTCCGAGAAGAGATAGATAAAACAATTCGAAAATCAAGAACTTCACCTTTTGCAGAAACTTTGTGAACATTGCGGGAAGACTTGGAAGCAAATAGGGTTTTATGATGTTTGTTCAATTGAACCCTAGAGCCTCCCATGTCGCCAGACGAATTACAGTTGGGCGTCTCCTCTGTCTTTCTTCACATGACTGATTTCGATTTCTTACAACCGTGGGAAAATCGGTTTGTATATCGCATCATGGGCCTTAGTTCATATGGGCTAGCTTCGGGGACTAGTTTAACAACAAgcgagaattgaatgggttaaatgttAAGAATTCTTGTTGATTTGGACTCGaaaggatatttagaaccttgagatatcttggttataaggTTATATGGAATGTTAATCAAAGGTTtctaaggatgaatcgatattaggcttgaaaatctaagcattAACGGatgtgtttgggattttaaggttgaaatatgataagtttgatgaacattttgggtataaaataaggaaagtaatatacgataagggTGGTCATCCATttttatattgggaattttaagaaaagttgaaattcgaggttataataataTAGCATTAAGtaattatgggtctttttaagttgtcatttgcaaataaggatttagaagaaatatttaattgggatcaaggagacgtaaggacattctagaagtTAAGTTTTAccagagtagcgcagcgaaaGCGTAGATTTTTGTGAAATTAGAACTAAgcctaaacttttgattattaaggataagcgaattagGAGGGAAGattgtaatgccccgaaaatttaaaagtccacgcaaaccacatgcatgcaattattaaattacttGTGTATtccaattaattgttttaattgcatgaattaattatgttgtgcataattgcatgtttaaaatatatttttctacattgttgcattaaaatgtatttttaaaggttattctagttgcgatcgaggaacggagaccgagggctgaaaaaaatagaaaatgtttttattaaataattatttaaaatatgggtgatgttttttcacattttttaaaatatggggttttgaggttattttatacgccggaacgtcgtaatttttatcgatgttaatttttcaacaaaaattcaaACATTTTGACAACCCgaataataatttcacaaacttatttaaacaaaattatttttagttttctaattaagcactaatgagcTAAGTGggcttaattaaatttattaatgggcctaagccttgttagtgaattaattaggtatataatatattaaacaaCCCTCCCCCACTCTCATAACTCACTCCCCACGGCCCAATAATTGATAAACTCTCCCCCTCAAACAcaaatacacgacacacacctTCAGCAATATTGAAAGAAAATTCGTTAGCTTCAGGGGAGTTTCAAGCCTTGGTTGTTCGTCACccttcttcgcaatcgtcaacgattattcgtgcgtttaaaacgcaaaggcacgccatattttttcattttctcatctttcacaatttaaaatcgttttgcatgaaaacaagcCACACATCATAATATTTTCGCAACTATGCATACCCATGTTTTGAACTCAtgatttttcatccaaaaaaCTTGGTTAATATGTGctaaagggctgccatgactaGGGTATTGATCAAGGACGTTTTTCACAAGTTTTAGGGACCTAATAACACACACAAAACGCTGAATTCATGATaggaaacaagctggaaccgtagGACAAAGGAAATAGAAGAAACGTGAGTTCATGGTATGTGCAATCTTCAAGTGGTTCGATCACTATGCATGGGGCTTATGGGTTCGACCAGATCTCGATGGGGGCTCGTTCTGGATgtgggtcagggtcaggaagggtcctggcatggctaggacccctcACGCGCAGCCTTGGAGGAGTCCCATGGAGAAGGGACTCCTCGCGCAACCTGTGGAAAGGTGACAGAAGCCAAGGGGGGCTCGTTGCTGGGGCTTGGGTGAGCTAGGTAGGTCCTATAGGATCTAAGGAAGATGGGTAAGGtctgggctaggggctggtgcggctggGTCGCAGCTGGCTCGAGGGAAGAAGCTGTAATCGTGAAGAAGCACATCTCGCGCAGCTTGTGTCTTCTGAGTTCAGAGGCTTTGTGCTTGGGTTCCAGGggctgggctggtctgggtcgaGTCTGGGTGTGGTCTAGGCTCGGTGAGGGTCAGTGCTGGTAGATGGTTAGGGGCTGTAAGGTTCCTAGTAAGAGTAGGAGTCCTAGTACAccaaaactcacgcacacacaaagGGTCATGGGCAGTAGGCTGTTTCGGGAGTTAAGGGGCTGGTCAAGGGCTTGGGCctggtcaggagggtgcctagatgggttggctaggtattggctcaaggtggctcgggcgtggctcgagtaaattgggagatggctcgggttgttCGACAATAGgtcaatatttcgaatttaataggaaaaattgaatccatgggtccacgggggtggctcatgacttgaaagggtagaataaatcataaaaaggttatgctaaaaatttgggatcaaaatatcgagttttggaattttccggaatttaatcgccgcacgaaacattaattaacgcattaattgaaacgcctagttttaagctttataaaattatgaaaatttaggtttacgcttaaataattattataagtctaagtttttaatttgggaaatttatattaaggtttggtttaattcgggattaaaacgtgttaatacgtcttatttaaagattaatttaaaagtactcgatttaagctaaaaaaatatggaaaaatttacgtaggcttaaataattatttgggacatgttagagtcaatggaatcaagaaaaaagtcaaaatcaaaAAATGTCGAGTTCatgggtaaaacgatctttttacacctaaaaatttgtaaacgtcatggcagtgcctaaatgctatttttatgatattatgattatttgtaaatgtttatgaaatgttcatgattaaattatgatttttaaatgtctaagggatttttatgatttaaggaagacatttaaaagacatgttgcatgcttggtttcaaaaacaaaattgttATGTTATgctgattttataaagtgatgtgaatgtaaaacgttgaagaaAGTAAAAGtagttgtgactaattcgttaatgatggggatatcgtgagggtgatggtcccagtgggagcccgacgatcgtgtttccaatattgcgaatatgaggttatgaggatatgaggtttaaGGTAAGAataggaatatcgtgaggggagaaagcccctgagggagcccatttatggtaGAAGGTCCCAGAAAGagtcccgacgatcgtatttctattcaatCATGATAGTCCAGGGCcgagttgaccggtgagagtgtcgttggtgtcccccgccgcccagtactatggttacatgtagatggttccatcgacttttgaggtttgaggaaagtcacgaTTAACGAtcggaattcaataaaagaaaaaagaaaaatgtttatgatcatgttaaaatattttatgtcatgataaggaaaaaggttaaggtttatttatgcatatcatgaaatattatttttacctaaaagtattttcactgttgcatgcgattttatatgtattattcgttatcaagattatggtgtgttgagtctttagactcactaggtgttatggatgcaggtggtatgagggaggtcttgacgggtgattctactggactgtcggtgcacacaacccgaggaccagcgttaCTATTTTTCGCATTACGTTTTATGATTTCTGATTTAAGTtagagatttttaagactatttatttatacttttaagagattttttgagaggtttagtatgtgatatacttttcaaacgtattgcttttaggtttggtaaacatgcgacgatttcattttatgaccattgcatttgatttttaaaatgctaggtggttggtattttattttaaaaagataaaatattttatagggAAAGCCGAAATTTAgaggatttttttaaaaaaaatctagtactttttaagcaataaaaagggcaggacgtttcagaaAATTTAGCGGTTGCTCAATGTAACGTTGGATAGATAAGAATGATTAGCGTTATTATCTAAATggttttgatccatatatatagatagctgaatccaacgtctataatcagagAGTGTCTCGTGTCCTCTGATacaatcagctttattaccaaaaTAGGTTCCTGCATAAAAGCTACAGAgcaatcagtcctgttttatactaaaatcggtaaagcgtattaaatgacttcaTACAGGAattaatgctgcaattaatactagtattATGAAAAGTAACGGTAGCATTTAAAGCTGATTTCGTTAAGAGTAAAGTCTTGTTAAGTCCTATCTTCTGCTTCTGATTCTATATCCGTTTAGTACTTCTTCTGATTTATCAATACATTAACTGCTGCTTTTCATTTATCTGCTGTTTTAACGagcgatctactggttttgatttACATCGCCACAATAATTTTAGATCCAACAAACTtggatttttgttgttgtgctCATTTTTCACCCCGAATTTACTTAATCAACCAAATACTTCGAATTTGGCACATATGCTCTTCTACATGACTATATATTATACACATTAAAATCTATCTACTAAAAAAGgcaaatgaaattttttttccctccTATGTTGAAATATTAAGTGTCGTTttgctttattttatttatttattttttagattttgatgTAGCCAATAAATGATATTACCCAAAATGAAAAGATTAGGTGTTCAATATATTCGGGTGATCCACCTTTTGGGTGTTCATCAACTCTGAGTAGATAGCCACTCTAAGTAGCTATATGATACTTGTGTCAAAAATATCATTAGAAGTGCCGGTAATGCCCAACAAAAATCATTAGAATCTCACCTCTGAAAAAATTATCTATTTGTGGTAGGGATGTCAAAATGCAACACGACCCGTCAACCCGACACGACCtaacacgaaaaaaatcaggttcggtTTGGGGTTTTTCAGGTTTGggtcgggttcgggttgggcgGGTTCGAGTTGGTGACATGTTAGAcgggtttcgggttgggtcggattgggtcgcgggttgacccgaattttttttaaaaaaatattacctatatttttatatattgtatgtttgaacaaaatttattgtatatttatatgataaattttcatcatttaatatttattttgtatattttttatttttttaacaattatttatttgatttagtaaatatagttttaattttctacaattagactttcaaatttaaaccgAAAAATTtgtaattatgtgtttaaattaaaatattattattttttattttttcattaatttttaaaaataaataaataaaattcgggttatGTGGGTTAGACGTGTTGAGTCGGGTTAGacgggttcgtgttcgggttgagggttttcgggttgcttcgggttcgggttgggttcggattgaaaaaaatatatatatacaaaataaatatttatcacTAATAAGGATGtcatttgaatatgaattttgtACGAATTTTACATCTAGTATGGTGAATATGGAGCAATACAAAATACTTCATGCAGATCAACAAGACAATTAGGCTATTTCATCGTTCTCTTGTACATGACACAACTCGCCTGGTTTAGAATTTAGATTGACACTGGTTACAATTGACGTACTTGGCTTATTGCGTTTTGGCTTATTGCTCTTGGATATTGGTtgagaaaaatattgttttattattaatttgttgCATTTAATATGTAACAGAGAAATTTATTGCATTTTTTGTCTTGAAAACTGAGACTGAAACAAGctaaaaattttattgatacTTTCATATTCTTGATGGATTCTAGTTCAAATATAGAATTCAAGCCAAAGAttgatatgaaatttgatagtcTAGACGAGTCTTGGAAGTTTTGGGTTGAATATGGAGGGAAAACAGGATTTTGAGTTAGGaagcattattttaaaaagatatgcatataaattaatgatgaatttaaacaaaataatttactAGAAAATCTAACCTTTTGTATTTTTCCTCCCTTTCCTTTTCGTGAATTTGAGATGCGTAGAAACCACAGCCTTCCAATACGATTCTTTCTATCGACGACAGTGTGTGGGCACTCAGAAACGCAAATACTTGAAAtcaaagtttttatttttattctctATTATATTTTCAACTAATGAAAAAGTAGAGAGATAAAGTTATTTTTCAAAAGATCATCAAGAtcctatttataattattcaaacCAATAGTCCAAATCATAATCTAATTGGGACTCCAAAAAATCAGTCACTTTATCTAGGATAAGGCcaaaaaaattgatttgattaaaattttattatcttaaatcttttaaaactctttttaaaagtCGTAAGATATTTTAGGAtcttatcaaaataaattagaatctcattctaacttatttttaaatattaaataatatttaaattttcttgGCAATAAATTAAAGATATTATTAACAACTTTTTAATATTACTATACTAatccaaatatataattatctcattattataatttaatataattaatacctcataattaattatatttatctCCAAGCATTTGATTTTTTAGAATTGTATTATCTTAAGTCTTCTAAAACTCCTTTTAAAAgttataagttttttttaagatcttatcaaaataaattagaatctCTTTCTAACTTATTTATAGATATTAAATAATATCTAAATTTTATtcacaataaattaattaaagatattaTAAACAACTTTTGAGTATTATCAAACTAATCCAAATCTATAATTATCTCataattatgatttaatataattaatatctcataattaattatatttatctCCAAGCATTTGAAGttatggaaacaattttttCATATTCACATACGATTTCTAAAATGTATTTCTAGCTCGTCATTAATTTTGAAAGACGTATCGGAGACCATGGACTCATAATTAGAAACTCCAATAAATTGGATAATAATcaaactatttaattaatttttctaatttattaatttcataattactccactaaaaatatgaaattgcaCTCTTGTTCATTATGGAATATCTTACTCTATAAAATTGAGTATTTCATTGATATAATCATTACATATGGATTAATCTTCCATAAACAATTTGTAACTGAAGCTAGGAATTTTTTGTTTACTCTTCAATTGCTTCTTATCCTCATTTACCATTAATTCACTAGTGAGTGGttcaatttataatttaattataaattagttGGGCCCAACACTCAGTTCCAGAATTAACAAATGATGGAATCGTCTTTCTATTTATCGCAAGAAGGAATGACTTCATTTCTGTGAATTCATATTCTCAGCCATTCAATTCAAATATAAATCTAAAATGCAAGTATTAAGAATGCATAATCGCAAACTTTAAACAAGCAAATTAAGAATTATATTGAAATGAACATGAGTTTATAATAACTTCAGGATTGAGATTTGTCCATATATGATCatctttatgatttaatttgaaattcatagtAACAACGAAATTTATTAtgaaatgactaattaaatcgATCCAAGTCGtacacaatcatattatatataaatgctCCCATCTAGAGGTCCTAACATCGACAATCTGGATAAGACGGTCACATTCATAATGTTCATGGGCCGCATTAGTGATGCTTAAATTAAAGATCCCTACATTAATTAATTCATCACGGACTTAATCTAAGTTTATTATCCATAATTTTAATCCTCTTGTATATATAACTCTTATATACACTAAAATTATGGTTACATCTAATAAACTAGGGATTATGCTATGATATTCATgacaataacattttcatgcaaaaatgtTCAATAATAAATGTCGCTttcattaataatataaaaaatagcTTATTACAATGCTTTAAGGGCACCATCCCCAACAATATGTAGGGGCATGGAAGGCGGAGCAGAAGAGTTCATCGTATCCCATGCAACAATTCAAATTATTCATATAAATCGGTCTGTTTTGGTTTTCGTAATGTAATTTGTtaatgtttttattttcatccAATAACTTAGATTTTTGTTGTGTGCTCATTAAATTTTGgagttgataaaattcaaggatttgaatttataatttaaataataaatttatatgttgaatttgtaatggatttaatttattaaactcaaaagttgagtttattaaatattaaattaaaattggtgggaagtatgtttaattggtttgtaggagtacaagtccaacatactaaataattaaagttcttaatggactttgattaattaattaaactagttcgactagcccaattaattaatcaagctcattaatattaattatgtgTATTAAGGTCATGGCTTAATTATAAAAGGGTGTTGAGAGGCCATAACCCTAGCCACCACAAGACACCAATTTCGAAAACACTCTTCTCTCCCTCACCTAAATATTTCGGCCCTCTCTTTAGAAAAGAGATTGAGCCGCCTCTCGATATTTTGATATCCAACGTAAAAACTTTTTCTactttttctagtgcaaattagaagatgaacaaatcttctagtcgtggacctgatttgAAGATTGAAGGAAGgatttcttgaagaaagttcgtaaggattcatcaagagctatatccgcctataccggattagttgaaaccaagtgatttaattcacCACATGTATAAAATTCTAACGCCTTATGAATGTTTAATCATAAAACCATACTAGtgctcaaatatatatatattttgattatcaaaataaaataaaaattttaaaacttccgctgcgtttggttACGAGAAAATCGATATCCAACAACAAGCATagtttaatcggtttctacgaaggattatttcgagtatcttccgcttggtttaaacatcaaactcgatttaattaatcggtgtTCAATAATTCAAgaacgagctattgtagctcaatgatttacccctaatcgatcatgtcatatgtGTTTGTTGTTGATAAAGAACAGTAGCATCAACAGATCCAACATGTAATGACATCCTATAATTAATAAcaagaataatatattattatctagCACAATAATGTCTAAAAATATCAACTACAACATCAATTAACAAAACTGTTAGACATGAATTTTATTGTGGCGATGATAAACTAAAACCAGCAGACCAGAACAGTAGACTAACTTATCAGAAGCTACTGGTCTAATAAAACTAAACCAGTAGAAAGGATAGaaatcaaaaccagtagatgacGTTTCCTAACGTTGCTACCTTTATTGTTACCGTTAAAGAGTtcctagtactagtattaattgcagcattaaatacTATACGGAGACATTTAATGCATTTTACCCAATTAAGtataaaacaagactgattgttttatagcttttctgcaggaacttcttttggtaataaagctgattgtATCAGTTATCTGGAGACATCCTCTGATTGTGAACGTTGAACTCAGTCGATTATATATACTTGGATCAAATCCTTATACGACACGACACTTTGCATAATATCATCTTTCAAGGAACAAAGCTATTTTCTCTCATCAGACAAATCTCGAAATTCCTTGAGTACTTAAAGTTCAacacaaagaaaagtagcacacgcttcatagctaATATCTGATCTTTCgaagatcatcttgtgctactgattcttacactcttcacaatctttACATCACTTATACTTTATCaggaagagtttgtaatctgaaaagagtcttttcagaactttgTGTTTCGCATTTTTTGTGagttgagaaactaagagtttcagtaggccgAGGTATAAGTccttctgaagtgggtgtgtacaagagttgtactgtaatatccaaagtcttttagttatagcttctggaaacaggagaaggggagacgtagaagagtttatcttcgaacttccataaacaactgctgcctactgttttattgtctTTCAACTacttcatcagattgtttccgcacgtTTTATTGTAATCAGGTGAAAGTATACGCACAAGATAAACTACTATccctaacaggattttagtacctcatcagaaaagaaagaaaaacgagtagagtttattcacctcccctctaaactcaacttcgatcctcaacaattggtatcagagcaggttattaTTGTTCGTGAAAAACTACAACAAatggcacacttcagcaagatccctatgttctctaaggaagatttcgatgactgaagatcagaatgcaagctcatcttgcagcacaagatgatgacatgtggtatgtcatcacagatggtccactgaaaatattaaagcctaatacagctgttgctgttactgagggtgcaccacagatggttgaaaaatcaagaagtgaatggaccagtgaagataagaagaaggccAACCTTGATAATGTGGCGAAGGATATATTGTATAAAACTCTCGACAAGAACACTTTTagcaagatcaaaatgtgttctactgcaaaGGATATTTGGGAGAAGCTCATCCagatatgtgaaggaaatgagcaaacgaaagaaaacaaactgtcAGTTGCAATGCAGAAGTTCGAAAATCTAAAAATGAGAGCTGGTGAAACTCTAAACGAGTTTGATGAAAGATTCAGCAGCCTGGTAAATGAGCTAACAGCTCTGGGTAAAGAGTATAACAACAGAGAAATAGCcctcaaggtgatgagagccttacccagagaatgggatgttaaaacaatggctatgagagtatcCAAAGACTTGAACAAGTTGGAACTGCACGACTTATTTGCAGATCTGAAAGCCTACGAGTTTGAATTGGAAGTAAGGAGTGGAGAAGAGCCTTCAAACCTACCcaccaaggctcttgctgctactgctactgctttTACTGCTACTGCCACTACCTCTTCTACTGCTGCTGCAGTTGTACCTCAGGCATTACCTACTGTGATCATTGACAATACATTGGAGAAGactgctgaacaaatcagtagtgatgctatgtccttatttgtaaagaaattctccagGTTCATGAAGAAGAACCATCGAA
Protein-coding sequences here:
- the LOC142553900 gene encoding uncharacterized protein LOC142553900 translates to MQAHLAAQDDDMWYVITDGPLKILKPNTAVAVTEGAPQMVEKSRSEWTSEDKKKANLDNVAKDILYKTLDKNTFSKIKMCSTAKDIWEKLIQICEGNEQTKENKLSVAMQKFENLKMRAGETLNEFDERFSSLVNELTALGKEYNNREIALKVMRALPREWDVKTMAMRVSKDLNKLELHDLFADLKAYEFELEVRSGEEPSNLPTKALAATATAFTATATTSSTAAAVVPQALPTVIIDNTLEKTAEQISSDAMSLFVKKFSRFMKKNHRTYQGPNRNFKKDSPSGDMGCFNCGKIGHFIADCPKPKKDDQERKDHKRNDKKTRRDRKAMIAEESKPKWADSSSESSDSESHSSDSDAEEVKCLMADNDSTSTFEEVFDFDSNEFTRTDFIDALYDMVKEYSRLSQSFEEVKIENRNLKNQNSKLT